GATATGatgttataataaaatgaaaagtaAACCCTAAAATATATACAGCAAggataaataaaataatcaaaatatGATTGTTGAGAATTAAAGAACTCAGGAAGGTGTTTAATTAGATCAATGATGCTTAATTTTGgcttatttatattattgaaTGAAGAGCTCCGAGACACAGGAACACAAGGCTTCACAGGTCATTTCAGTACAACAGCCACAAGAATACAAGGCTTCACAGGTCATTTTAGTACAACAGCCACAAGAACAATCTCCCTTTCGATTACTTTTtggtttaaattttttttcttcactaaaaataaacaaagcattattttttgattgtaAATTCTCAGGAGGTACAGTAATTGTTGTTTCATCACGCGAATTGTCCTTAGAAGATTCAAcagaattattaatttctttatcaAATGCcgattttttcattttaatacTTTCAGATTTGAGTGGTTGATATTCATCTTTATGGCTCTCAATGACAAATCCTTCGGACGTTTCGACGGTCGATATAAGTAGAGGAACATCTAAAACTTTTCTTTCCCCATTTTTCTCATTTTCTCCGCATGCTGttgtaaaaatactttGGAATAAAAAGATCAAACGATTCATGgggtaaatttttttagtttttttttaaaaaatttttttttcaaagatGATTGCTAATGCTTTTCAGTTTATACTATATTTTGTGTTTTTATGTGCtttgaattatatttttgtaacaTATAGTATAAAAAGAGTAATTTAcgtttttgaaaaaaaaacaataaatgtttaataAGTTATGAataaatagtaaaaaacaaatataagtACGTATAATGAATATGATAGCTGACTAACATTTTGAAGATAATTAAgcttttctattttataaaaaatattataaaaaaggtaaatttgatttttaatcaGAACAATAGAATATGTAATAAGAAACGAAATAAGtagtaaaaaaactaatacCAAGTAGTTTTTAAGACAATAAGATATTTgaaaacatttataaatttaatatagcTTCTTGgttctattattttttagacaGTTTAACATAATtgctaaattttttatagcatttaaaaaattttacatacgactttgattatattatattacgaaaaaaaaaacaacagTAGATCTTTTAACACGTAGTATATGCAATcataattatcaaattgCTTTATTACGTATTTACGTTTTAAATCTTGATGTAACAATAAAAGGAGTTTAATGAAATAcgaaaaagatttataaatttttttagctcttttataaaaaactaatatgATCTCAtactaaagaaaattaatacaaattttcaataattaTAACCAACATAGACTTgtactttttaaaaataattatatatatgaaataaaacatatataaatttgtacttttttaaattttttatataaaaaactagtAACACTTgtcatattaaaaattaaatttatttagataAAATTCTTTCAGAATCAAAcatagaaataaatttctctCCTTCAgcaatt
The DNA window shown above is from Vairimorpha necatrix chromosome 7, complete sequence and carries:
- a CDS encoding putative SP-containing protein — encoded protein: MNRLIFLFQSIFTTACGENEKNGERKVLDVPLLISTVETSEGFVIESHKDEYQPLKSESIKMKKSAFDKEINNSVESSKDNSRDETTITVPPENLQSKNNALFIFSEEKKFKPKSNRKGDCSCGCCTKMTCEALYSCGCCTEMTCEALCSCVSELFIQ